A genomic stretch from Pagrus major chromosome 3, Pma_NU_1.0 includes:
- the sdc3 gene encoding uncharacterized protein sdc3: protein MKLPWLLALTALLAHAATGQTWSPSIDDEGSTRDEFYDDEDLYSGSGSGFPEIRMRPTSAGVSFTTEEPFLLSTTQATSPAPSAPPAAEPSPDPEDPTTTPLPTEADGESGVFWERDRELEKEREREEEREREREQERQRELEKEREKEKQRELEKERQLERERERERERERVREMEREREREREREREREREREREKERERQRERELERERELERIRAAAQTTAAPRSPAAIPVVTTNPADSTAESAAPSAGSDDLSTTEEEEDVYLSPEPTSFYPGFDMETTTDEDMPTTAETTPEPTTAAPTTTAATTVKTRVPFRPRVPMTTATQAVPTERTTRPQQPTTAQEANNDMGAAGTSGDFEIPIDRRNDLGRGMMPEEPDLIGNTVDGGSSAAQLPQKNILERKEVLIAVIVGGVVGALFAAFLVMLLVYRMKKKDEGSYTLEEPKQATVTYQKPDKQEEFYA, encoded by the exons gGACAGACTTGGTCACCGTCTATCGATGATGAAGGCTCAACAAGAGACGAGTTCTACGACGACGAGGACCTCTACTCAGGCTCCGGCTCTGGCt ttcCTGAGATCAGAATGAGGCCGACGTCGGCGGGCGTGTCCTTCACCACAGAAGagcccttcctcctctccaccacccAGGCCACCAGCCCCGCCCCCTCCGCCCCACCTGCAGCTGAGCCGAGCCCTGACCCAGAggaccccaccaccacccccctgCCCACCGAGGCCGATGGAGAGAGCGGTGTGTTctgggaaagagacagagagctggagaaggagagagagagggaggaagagagggagagggagagagagcaggagaggcagagagagctggagaaggagagagagaaggagaagcagagagagctggagaaggagagacagttggagagggagagagagagggaacgaGAGAGGGAGCGGGTCCGGGAGatggagcgagagagggagagggagagagagcgtgaGCGGGAGAGGgagcgtgagagagagagggagaaagagagagagaggcagagagagcgtgagcttgaaagagagagagagctggagcgAATCAGGGCCGCTGCCCAGACCACCGCCGCCCCACGATCCCCTGCTGCCATCCCGGTGGTGACCACCAACCCAGCAGACAGCACTGCAGAAAGTGCAGCGCCCTCTGCCGGTTCGGACGACCTGagcaccacagaagaagaagaggacgtCTACCTGTCGCCTGAACCTACATCGTTTTACCCAGGCTTCGACATGGAAACCACCACAGATGAAGACATGCCCACCACAGCAGAGACCACCCCTGAGCCCACGACGGCTGCACCTACCACCACCGCTGCCACCACTGTCAAGACCAGGGTCCCCTTCAGGCCCAGGGTTCCTATGACGACAGCCACTCAGGCAGTGCCAACAGAGAGGACGACCCGCCCACAGCAGCCCACAACTGCACAG GAGGCTAACAACGACATGGGTGCTGCGGGGACGAGTGGAGATTTCGAGATCCCCATTGATCGCCGTAACGATCTCGGTCGAGGTATGATGCCAGAGGAGCCTGATCTGATTGGAAACACGGTGGATGGAGGAAGCTCTGCTGCCCAGCTGCCACAGAAGAACAtcctggagagaaaagaggtgTTAATAG CGGTGATAGTTGGAGGAGTAGTGGGCGCCTTGTTTGCAGCCTTCCTGGTGATGTTGCTGGTGTacaggatgaagaagaaggacGAGGGCAGCTACACGCTGGAGGAACCCAAACAGGCCACCGTCACCTACCAGAAACCAGACAAGCAGGAGGAGTTTTACGCATAA